A single genomic interval of Alistipes provencensis harbors:
- a CDS encoding glycosyltransferase family 2 protein, which produces MDCYSIYEYLPKILRRIGIRPFCPQRRCSGKCAPSPDDVSRALEYLHSIHPDNGTSAIREHATVSSCEYDLQIIIPVYNTEKFVQACIDSVLNQKTLCQYIVTVINDGCTDRSSDIITHMGSDPHVEIINQPNKGFSGARNAGLSALKGRYIMFLDSDDMLADGCIQNLYEQFNDDVDIIGGGWLTIDLNDNIIEKVSPVGNLQSSYPWGKAFRAQLFKNIIFPEGYLFEDSIMGFLIFPIAKKMINIPEHVYKYRINPSGITLTSRGKPKILETLYVTLKLIKDRAKLGMDNDANFYDSLLYQAKMNQIRLGTFKDRHAQKAAFLVMRDIIMKCGLKTKSSRLKQIEEALLANDFPRFLWICNL; this is translated from the coding sequence ATGGATTGTTATTCGATATACGAGTATCTGCCCAAAATACTCAGGCGTATTGGCATACGACCGTTTTGCCCACAGCGCCGCTGTTCCGGAAAGTGCGCACCCTCACCAGATGATGTGTCGCGGGCACTGGAGTATCTGCACTCGATACATCCTGACAATGGCACATCGGCCATCAGAGAGCATGCTACGGTTTCTTCATGTGAATATGACCTTCAGATAATAATACCAGTCTACAACACTGAAAAATTTGTTCAGGCTTGCATTGATTCAGTTTTAAATCAGAAAACCCTCTGTCAGTATATAGTTACAGTGATTAACGACGGTTGCACAGACCGTTCTTCAGATATAATCACTCATATGGGTTCAGATCCCCATGTTGAGATAATTAATCAGCCTAACAAAGGATTTTCTGGCGCACGTAATGCAGGACTGTCAGCTCTGAAAGGACGTTATATCATGTTTCTTGATAGCGACGATATGCTCGCTGACGGCTGCATACAAAACCTCTATGAGCAATTTAACGATGATGTCGATATCATTGGTGGCGGATGGCTCACCATTGATCTCAATGACAACATCATCGAAAAGGTATCGCCTGTCGGGAATTTGCAAAGTAGTTATCCATGGGGAAAAGCCTTTAGGGCCCAGCTATTCAAAAACATAATATTCCCTGAAGGTTATTTGTTTGAAGACTCAATAATGGGCTTTCTTATATTTCCGATTGCAAAAAAAATGATAAATATACCTGAGCATGTTTACAAATATCGTATTAATCCCTCCGGGATTACCTTGACTTCTCGTGGCAAGCCCAAGATACTTGAAACATTATATGTGACACTGAAACTCATAAAGGACCGAGCAAAACTCGGAATGGATAATGATGCGAATTTCTATGATTCTCTGTTATATCAGGCCAAGATGAATCAAATCCGCCTAGGAACATTCAAAGACCGCCATGCTCAAAAAGCCGCATTCTTAGTAATGAGAGATATCATAATGAAATGCGGTCTCAAGACCAAAAGCTCCCGGCTCAAACAGATAGAGGAGGCATTGCTAGCAAATGACTTTCCGCGTTTTTTATGGATTTGCAACTTGTAG
- a CDS encoding glycosyltransferase family 4 protein: MIFFYGSPFGENGPAQVNRAYVKCLPSKVLRIKSNNRFVARLEILAKILVSRVIIISALGFKTYETALAKTLGKKIIYIMHGLASDDGPLQRRLEADILPRANLILCVSSIFCKLARKKLPEYADKIDVLTNGIDWDELPDSTLVDDSLRKNNEIILVGGGRPIKRNLNICRAVEILNNEGQNYHISVFGDTPSQEDTYSISEFPFVNCYGLIPHKTLMEMYQQACLFIQVSESEPFGLAVIEALSCRCNILISANVGANEVFHPLPQEVVDIPADIEEIKTKLQWVINNPNRDRLLGNINRKSTSVTTSVIKLLRYVEKLCISSSNTIF; the protein is encoded by the coding sequence ATGATTTTCTTTTATGGCTCTCCATTCGGCGAAAACGGACCAGCACAGGTCAATCGTGCTTATGTGAAGTGTTTGCCATCTAAAGTGCTCCGGATCAAATCAAACAACAGATTTGTGGCTCGACTCGAAATCCTGGCAAAAATTCTGGTATCGCGCGTGATAATTATATCTGCTCTTGGGTTCAAAACATACGAAACCGCTCTTGCAAAGACATTAGGAAAGAAGATTATCTACATCATGCACGGTCTCGCCTCCGATGACGGACCGCTGCAACGTAGACTAGAAGCTGACATTCTACCCAGAGCCAATCTGATTTTGTGCGTAAGTTCCATATTTTGCAAACTGGCCCGTAAAAAACTACCCGAATATGCCGACAAGATAGACGTGCTCACAAATGGCATCGATTGGGATGAGCTTCCGGATTCCACTCTCGTTGACGACAGCCTAAGAAAAAACAATGAAATAATATTGGTGGGTGGCGGACGCCCCATAAAGCGTAATCTTAACATATGCAGGGCAGTAGAAATTCTGAACAACGAAGGACAAAACTACCATATAAGTGTTTTTGGAGACACGCCTTCACAAGAAGACACCTACAGTATATCTGAATTCCCGTTTGTTAACTGTTACGGATTAATTCCACACAAAACGCTGATGGAAATGTATCAGCAGGCTTGTCTTTTCATTCAGGTCTCAGAGTCTGAACCTTTCGGGTTAGCGGTAATAGAGGCCTTATCTTGTCGATGCAACATACTTATTTCTGCAAACGTAGGAGCCAATGAAGTATTTCATCCTTTACCACAAGAAGTCGTTGACATTCCGGCTGATATCGAAGAGATCAAGACAAAGCTCCAATGGGTCATAAACAACCCCAACAGAGACCGACTTTTGGGTAATATTAACAGAAAATCGACCTCCGTGACTACATCGGTAATCAAACTGTTGCGTTATGTCGAAAAACTCTGTATATCATCATCTAACACTATTTTTTAA
- a CDS encoding acyltransferase family protein has product MHTFEQLSANTPMVNAQRLEYIDALRGFTIFLVITTHLHAFVWQDCTIFDSIFEAIRMPLFFFISGYLAYTPSLTKEKFRTRIVNRLNKQLKPTLIVWIVYIVLLFYFSTRKFSAFPEYFNARLFDPMKSGYWFTLSLVEIFLIFVTITRICYLKKMKKRNVALIFAICSMLCISISILYPNQHLLSEQIIKLSNLLCIEKTISLSGYFFFGAVCKIYIDQFQKRLSNKGFILCCATIFLIINQTYWGGVIGYKFNSFLGVFITVSSFFLYREYISSSTSFWKFWIHAGKNTLPTYLFHYFFIFILTKNFVAYDYFQIPSLGDLIPNEIIKSIVNITIAVGILWMTLYLDKVLKKLPKVYKLVFG; this is encoded by the coding sequence ATGCACACCTTTGAACAATTATCTGCAAATACTCCAATGGTGAATGCACAGCGTTTGGAATATATAGATGCTCTTCGAGGATTTACCATATTTTTGGTAATCACCACACACTTACATGCATTTGTATGGCAAGATTGTACTATATTCGATTCTATCTTTGAGGCAATAAGGATGCCATTGTTCTTTTTTATCTCAGGATATCTTGCATATACACCCAGCCTGACCAAAGAAAAATTTAGGACGAGAATAGTTAATAGATTAAACAAACAATTAAAGCCAACTTTAATTGTTTGGATTGTCTACATTGTTTTATTGTTCTATTTTAGCACAAGAAAATTTTCAGCTTTTCCTGAATATTTTAATGCAAGGCTTTTCGACCCGATGAAATCAGGTTACTGGTTTACGTTATCGCTCGTTGAAATCTTTTTGATTTTTGTAACAATAACAAGGATATGTTATCTGAAGAAAATGAAAAAAAGAAATGTGGCTTTGATTTTTGCGATTTGTTCCATGTTATGCATTAGTATATCAATCCTGTATCCTAATCAACATTTATTATCAGAGCAAATTATCAAACTCTCAAATCTGCTGTGTATTGAAAAAACTATCTCGTTAAGCGGCTATTTCTTTTTCGGCGCTGTATGCAAAATATACATCGACCAATTTCAGAAACGTCTATCAAATAAGGGATTCATTTTGTGCTGTGCAACTATTTTCTTGATAATCAATCAAACATACTGGGGGGGGGTAATTGGTTACAAGTTTAATTCATTTTTGGGAGTTTTTATCACGGTTTCATCATTCTTTTTGTATAGGGAGTACATCTCTTCATCAACATCTTTTTGGAAATTTTGGATTCACGCCGGCAAAAACACCCTTCCAACATATCTATTTCATTATTTTTTCATATTCATTCTTACGAAAAATTTTGTGGCCTATGATTATTTCCAAATTCCATCTTTGGGTGATTTGATTCCTAATGAAATTATAAAAAGCATAGTTAACATTACGATTGCCGTCGGCATTTTGTGGATGACCTTGTATTTGGACAAAGTTCTTAAAAAATTGCCAAAAGTTTACAAATTGGTATTCGGCTAA
- a CDS encoding EpsG family protein: MFIFEILIYIFFTWIMFSLARNSELRYGGEDRIDKYLWWYILFFTFIAAIRWRTGEDSVSYILTLRNGLIIKGSQEHLWNWFVCFIHNYNIHFSIGMGVTAFFQIFFLTKAFEKYKPLLVWLPVVLFGGRYFLDMMNAVRQMIVACGFLFLSNYIVQKKAVPYIAGILLLSQIHHSALIILVFYGLAYVPFEKIRFPQRRTLCMAILAACLIFGQIGSFLGMTGYIEPLTSLIGYENYSDRAVSILGGASTEQLAFGPMMLSYLMISILVIWYAPRLHEEYGDIIPEFNLWYFLSFIFSCFFFLVCNLSHLAIRFAQYFEFFQVAILALLLHYLYCNRTKMQQMLIIVILSIWLSTSVDIFKNRGVPYEASTYKTIFSSDAHL, from the coding sequence ATGTTTATTTTTGAGATTCTTATTTACATATTCTTTACATGGATCATGTTTTCCTTGGCCCGCAACTCAGAATTACGCTATGGTGGTGAAGATCGCATAGACAAATATCTGTGGTGGTATATCCTGTTTTTCACTTTTATCGCTGCGATTAGGTGGAGGACAGGTGAGGATTCTGTGTCATACATACTTACCCTGCGCAATGGACTAATAATCAAAGGCTCCCAAGAGCATCTTTGGAATTGGTTTGTCTGTTTTATTCATAATTACAACATCCATTTCTCCATAGGAATGGGTGTCACTGCATTTTTCCAGATTTTCTTTCTAACCAAAGCGTTTGAAAAATACAAACCTCTCCTCGTGTGGCTCCCAGTGGTTTTGTTCGGAGGTAGGTATTTTCTGGATATGATGAACGCCGTAAGACAGATGATTGTGGCTTGCGGTTTTCTGTTTCTCAGCAATTACATCGTTCAGAAAAAGGCCGTTCCATACATTGCCGGAATTCTTTTGCTCTCGCAGATTCACCATTCGGCACTCATAATACTAGTTTTTTACGGTCTGGCTTATGTTCCCTTTGAAAAAATCAGATTTCCTCAACGGCGAACGTTATGCATGGCCATTTTGGCTGCATGCCTAATATTCGGACAAATAGGTTCATTCTTGGGAATGACCGGATACATCGAGCCATTGACCTCACTAATCGGTTATGAAAATTATTCCGACAGAGCGGTCAGTATACTCGGTGGTGCGTCCACTGAGCAGCTTGCATTTGGTCCTATGATGCTATCATATCTTATGATATCTATTCTCGTGATATGGTATGCACCGAGATTGCATGAAGAATATGGCGACATAATCCCGGAATTCAATCTGTGGTATTTCTTGTCTTTTATCTTTTCCTGCTTTTTCTTTCTTGTATGCAACCTCAGTCATCTGGCGATACGCTTTGCCCAGTATTTTGAATTCTTCCAAGTGGCAATACTTGCATTGTTACTACATTATCTTTACTGTAATCGGACGAAAATGCAGCAAATGTTGATCATCGTGATATTATCTATCTGGTTATCCACAAGTGTGGACATATTTAAGAACAGAGGTGTTCCATATGAAGCATCGACCTATAAAACTATTTTTTCATCAGATGCACACCTTTGA
- a CDS encoding LbetaH domain-containing protein translates to MSKNSVYHHLTLFFKAIFMNVRRVWYGTATCLLLPVIYLYKSVLKHRIYDLINEDLKQWCLWKDLSVSLFSFGMLFIEHKEFRSVVYYRIGWRKIFVYWLFKPQNNLTIACQTIDGGITVQHGYSTVICAQSIGKNFSVNQCVNIVWNDDMTPIIGDNVKVCAGAIIIGGVTIGNNVTIGGGCVVVKDIPSNSVVVGNPMRIIPKQRPKNGNIG, encoded by the coding sequence ATGTCGAAAAACTCTGTATATCATCATCTAACACTATTTTTTAAAGCAATCTTCATGAATGTACGTCGAGTTTGGTATGGTACAGCAACGTGTCTGTTATTACCTGTCATATACTTATACAAAAGCGTTCTAAAACATCGGATATACGATCTTATCAATGAGGACTTAAAGCAGTGGTGCTTATGGAAGGATCTTTCTGTATCTTTATTCAGTTTTGGAATGTTGTTCATAGAACACAAGGAATTCAGGAGTGTCGTATACTATAGAATTGGCTGGCGGAAGATATTTGTATACTGGTTATTCAAACCCCAGAACAACCTAACCATCGCCTGTCAGACAATCGACGGAGGTATAACGGTCCAACATGGCTACTCCACGGTTATATGCGCTCAGAGCATTGGAAAGAATTTCTCAGTGAACCAATGTGTAAATATTGTTTGGAACGACGATATGACACCTATCATAGGTGATAATGTTAAGGTCTGCGCGGGAGCCATAATCATAGGAGGTGTGACCATAGGGAATAATGTGACTATCGGGGGGGGGTGCGTGGTCGTAAAAGATATCCCGTCCAATTCTGTAGTTGTCGGAAATCCCATGAGAATAATCCCAAAGCAACGACCAAAAAACGGGAATATCGGCTGA